AGGAAACTGTTGAAGCACCGGCAGAAGGTGAGGCTGTTGAAGCAACTGAGGCTGCTGCTGAAACTACAGAGACTGTCGAGGCTCCTGCAGAAGAAACCCCGGCTGAAGAGCCAGTAGATACACAGATGGATGCAGTCGCAGATGAAACTGTAACTCCAGAATCTGCAGCTGCAGAAATGGCTGCTGCGGCAGAAGCAGCTGCTGTTGAAGAGCCTGCAGAGAAAAAGCCTGCAATCCCAGTTGATGATATGACAATGCCGGAAGGCTTTGAAATGCCGGATTTAAGCGATCTTGATGCAATGATGAAGGAGGCTGGTTTATAATATGGAACAGTTATCAATTGTAGAAAAAGACGGTGCAAACTACCACCTGTACGAACTCGAAGGCGCTTTGAATGCCTATACTATCGGTGAATTCCAGAACATGCTTTATGACGCTGTTCATAAAAACAATATTGTTCTTGATATGTCAAAACTTGTTGAACTTGATCCTGCAGGAATAGGATTCCTTATGGCTGCTTTCAACGATAGTGAAGATGTTGGTCATAAACTGTATTTTATGTCGATGTCGAATGAGGCAGAGAAGGCGATTTCTGCGACGGGGTTTAAATACTTATTCAACCTTATAAATTCGGTGACTGAGGTTAATTAGTCGGCTCATATAAAAAGAAATCCGTCTGCGGGTCCCAGCGACGGAAAAAAAAGCAAGGTATCCCCCATCATTCGCTTACCCACGCTTGCTTCGCTCGCGTGGCCGCTGATGGTTCCCCCTTATCATTTTTTGCCTGCGTCCCACAGACGGATTCCTTTTTATAAGGTCAGTAATCTTAATTATT
The Treponema bryantii DNA segment above includes these coding regions:
- a CDS encoding STAS domain-containing protein, whose amino-acid sequence is MEQLSIVEKDGANYHLYELEGALNAYTIGEFQNMLYDAVHKNNIVLDMSKLVELDPAGIGFLMAAFNDSEDVGHKLYFMSMSNEAEKAISATGFKYLFNLINSVTEVN